The window AGATCTCTCCGATCCATTCGATACTGAAGAAGGTAACTCCTTCTCTCTCATTTGTTTTACCTTTTGATTTTTctgatggatttttttttatttgaacgaATTAAACAATTTTGGAGCTTTTTAGCTTATAATTACtgctcttattttatttttgtagtttgAATTAGTTGGAGATATTTTTGAGGAACCCAGTTTGATCTgactgatattttattttttatttcttttgatttgtaatttttttgaagTTTGTTGGTAGATCATGAAGCGGAAACAAGCGTGCAGGGGGAGGGGACGGCCGCGAAAGAACCCGAATGTGGTGAGTGAAAGAGTGGTGAGTGAGAGGGTGGTGAGTGAGAGAGTGGTCAATGAGAGAGAAAATGCTTTCTTGAATTTTGTAAGTCACAatgttgaagaaggaaataatatTCTTGAGTATTATAAAACTGATGATGAGGACCGCAATGATGAGGAATTTAACCCCGAATTGGAGATTGATTCGGGGAGTGATTCTTCTTCAATGAGGAGTGAATGGTCAGATGGGGATCAAAATGTGAGCTCTTTGGATAGGACAGTGCAGAACTTGCTTAAGAGGTATGGTGAAGTGAATCACCagatggcaaactcatcgaagcAGATTGATGGTGCGCAAGTGAGTCCATTGGCAGTCTCGGGTTCTAGCTGTAGGTTCCAGAATGAGCAAGAATCGCCTACACATGAACCTCGCTCTAACAAGAAAGAATTGGGTGCTGCCCTTGCGGTATGATGAATATTTTGTAATTGGTCTCTGTTATAACATTTTGGTTTACAATTTTAGGCCCTGCTTATGTTCTTGTATGTTCTTAATCAGATATTTTGTTACGCAAGCTTATCTAACCAGATTGTGCTTAATGTGATTGAACTTACTGATGTTCTcaaattattttacttttaggtTGTTAGGAAAGTTATGAAAATGGATGCAGCTGTACCTTTCAACATTCCCGTGGATCCAATAGCTCTGAGGTTACCTGTGAGTGTGACTTTCTATTTGTGTGTTGTCTTACTGTTTTTCTCAAGTGATAACATGACATGGTGATCGTCATGATATAATGCTCTGGAATATGTCTTCTGGTTCTGTACTGTCTTTTATCTCTATTGCGTTTAAAAAGCTTTTAAAAAGGGATTGTGGCTTCTAGCAATAAGTACGTCGAGATACCCTGTTAAACATGTAAGAAACTAGCTTTTGGGGTACAAGCTCGACTATCGCTAAGAGCTTGTACATTTAGTGGAAAAATGacctgaatgagatgttttgtcTGCACCAAAGTATAATATTAATGCTATGACTTAGCTATCTAAGTATACACAATGAGTGTTTGGCATGCATTATTAAACTGAATGATACAAGCTTACCACTAAGCTTGTAAATTTTGTGGAAATATGACCTcaatgttttgttttgtctgCATGGGActatattataatatgagttaGCTACCTAGGTATACAAACTAAGTGCTTAGTATGCACTCTTTTATGCTGAATGTTGGAGGCTGTTACCTGGACGTGACATGGGGGAGTGTCATGTCTATCTCTAGTGATTGCTCTAAAGTGCTCACTCATCCATCTAAGGAAGAGACATCACAAGGTGGGAGGTGTACTTTCTATGTTCTTCAAATCATGACAATTCCAATTGAGCATTGGCGGCTCCTCCTTGCATTCCGACTTCCCTCACTTTTTCATTTCCTATAACAGTTCACAGTCAAAAGAGAGAGTGAGGGGTGGGATAGTTTGGTTGGGGCCTCTATTCTTGTGTGGTTGGCTTGCAGTGAAGAATGGTTTTGGGCTTGAGAGGAAAGCAAAAGCTGGAGTCGAAACCTATTATTTTTATTGGCGCACACATATATTTCCATTCTTTTACCAAGTAGGTCAAAAAACCTGATTTGATTTCATTTGATTGTATGAAAACATCGGTTTTGattatttatgtatttgtatataCATATTATTGTACTTTTTCTATCTTGCTTGCATAATAAGTAATGCCTAATGTATATAGAACAAAGGTTACAAAGCCAGGGTCAAAAGTACCAAAAACCGCTGCAGTAAAAGCCTGAAAAGCACTTAATTGTGGTCAGAAACAGAATAATGTATTGTTGGAAGATTTGGATATCCTATGCGTTTAGagcttactctctctctctctgtcttctATACTAAGGGATTTGTAAGCAGCCGTTAAATGATACGGTTTAGCTTTACCATGTGTAATTAGCATTATCTTAAAGGTCCTTGCTCGTTACTTCCAGTTCTAGGTGGAACTCTTATCCACTTACACAACTTCtctcttttatatataaaattctTTCGTTTcttctcccaaaaaaaaaaaaaaaaaaaaaaaacaaaagtctCTGTTCTCCATATTattttatacatacatacatacatctGCAAGTGAACGCACATTGGGGTTCGTATGCTGTTCTAGACATTATGTAgaatatgttttcaaaaaggaaaaacaaggcTTTTTGTAAAGTCTTAAGGTTCTATTTCACAAGTTGGAAATGTTAGCTTTCTGAgagatgattttaattttttatttgatgttATTACATACAGACCTGCAACGCCACACTGGTGTTATATATGTCGTGTGTTTTGAAATGCGTTGCTGCCTTCTTTTATAATTTTCCTCTTGCTCTTACTGTtttattttctactttttttctttttcccttggGTGTGGGTGTGGTGGCGTCTGGAACCAGGATTACTTTGATGTCATAGAAACACCAATGGATTTTGGAACAATTTGCAACCATCTTCAAAATGGTACAAAGTATACAAACTCGGAGGATGTATTCAAGGACGTCCAATATATTTGGGAGAACTGCACCAACTTTTACAGTGAGGGTAACTTTCTTTTGGACCTTATGAAACGGGTGAAGGAGAAATTCCTGAAATATTGGGCAGCTGCTGGTTTGTGCGGTAAAGAATGTGGGACAAGTAATGGTAAGGTTTCAtgttccttttattttgttactttatttggaaatgtttaaaaatgtgAAAGGGTAAGCTGAGACTcgaattataataataaaaaaaatacattataGTTAAAAGTATGTTGACTAGTAATCAACGAACACCATATAATTCAACAATCTTTCAAACTTAGAAACGAAACAAGCATAACTCACAGACGGTTTACTACATTCAAAAACCAATTCCAAAAAGAGAAGCCATTTCATCCATTCCGTTTCCACTACTTCTCATTATTTTTGTTAGGGACTTGAGACATTTTGGgtctttaatattttatttaagaaGTGTCAGTTTACCACAGATAGTATAAGCATAAGCCTCAGCAGAATAGCGCACGTCTTAGCCAAAATGTGTAAATGGAATTATTGCTAGAATGCCTAGAAATTAGCTATCTTCCTTAAACAATTGATAAACAATGCATTTCATACATACATTTGCCTTTGATAAGTTTGAGCTCTGATAAACTTATCAACACAAAATAGGGGGTCTTTAAATGATTATCATTCTAAAAATATAAGgttaagaaagagagaaaacctGCAATTAAGGCTCTTTCTGTTGTGGGCTTCAGATCTATGCAGCCTTACCCTTGCTTGCAGAGAGGCTAGTCCTGTTTTAAACTTGGCAACTTTAGGTTGATATGAAGTAACTTTGCAGTTGCACAAAAACCTTATCGTGGAAGTACGTTTATTGAATTGTTCTATAAAGGCTTCGTAGTTCTCATGCTTGAATGATACTTGTATTACATATGGTTTAACTTTTTTGTCACTGCATGTTTCATGTTGTGGTTTTGATCAAATATGGATTGACTTTGATTAATTCCTTAAGTGCTCGCACTTAAGTGTGTACGTACACAGTTTTATCACTTTTCCCACCGTGTATAGGTGTGTGCAGATAAAATCTTCTAAATCGATAGAACCTTTGTAGACATCATTATTCAAGTTTTTTTCCGCATACTATTTGTATATTAAGTATATTGTTTAAGACCATAAGAATCTACATCTGAGTTCATTTTATATCAATATTATATTCACACTTGATTAatgttaataatataatatttttaagcaCTTCCTCTGTGCTTCTTCATAAAATcactttaaaataattttaagtcaTTTTATGGAGAATCACATGGGAGGTGTTTCTCTACAAATAATTTTTCAGTAATTTTACAAAGAAGCGCATGGGAGGTGCTACTCCCTAAAAGTGATTTTGGTCCTCTTAGAATCGTTTTCAAATGAACCCTAATCTTTTAATTGCTTCTTATGATATTTACTTAGGATGGGGCATGCATATTATATATTTCATTACCACTGAAGGCTACCTCTTTcctgtttattaaattttgattattttctttCTAGTTTTACCAAGCTCTAATGTGGGGAAAAGGAAGACACGAGGACCTACCCGTAACCTTAAACTAGCTCAAATTCCTCCTGGAGAAAGATTCGAAATCAGCTGGAAGAACCGGAGGGCCGTAGGTGAAGGCTCCACGTTTTTCAAATCAGAGTGTACAGCCCTGGTTAGGCAAACACGGGAGATACCCCTACAAGTCAAGTCATGGAAGGAAATCCCATTTGATATTAAAAAGAAGGCATTTGAACATGTCTTGGTCAGTACAACAAAAAATTTGGAAGTAGTTCACAGTAGACCAATTAATTTTCCCTTAAATCCTTATTTTTGCATGTTCATTGTGTAATATTTCTTCGTACATGTTCCTCAGAAGCGTTTCAAAGTTGAAGATCACATGAAATGGGTGTTGGATCAGATTCATAGATCCTACCACAGTTATCGGCATCACCTTAAGAAGACGTGCTATGAAACATGTGAGACGATTGAGGAAGCACGTGAAAAAGTACCACCAAATGTTGCAGAGGATGATTGGCAGTATCTTGTAAATTTGTGGAGCTCACCTGAATGGCAGGTACTGCCAAATGTTACATATCAAAGAAGATAACAAGAGAAAAAAATCAAGAACTTTACATTTTTCCTATTTACCTTTTAGTTCTCTACTCTGTTTATTTGTATACATTGATGGTCTTTTCCTTAAATGCAGGTACTTAGTAAGCAAAACAGGGAGAATGGTTCCAAAAATAACATTATTCACACATCTGGCTCCAAGAGTTTCTCGCAAATCCGTGAGGAAGAGGTAATGACCTGTTTTATTCACTGTGTCTTGTGTTTAGTAATATCTTACTGAGTTGCTCATCTTTCTACTTCTTCTTGTTCTCTTTGTTTTTGGTAGAAAAATAAGACTGGAAATGAGCCTGGCCGTACACTTTTCTGGGAACTCACCCATGTGCGGCCTGATGGACTAGCCGCAAATCCAGCTTCACAGGAGGCATTGGTATATATTGAACCTGGAATTAAACTATAAAAATGCAAGCATACCTAATTTTTAGTTAATTTATTATGTATGTTGAGTTCCGTAtaggtttggtttcatttcttctttatgtgaaaaaatgagaataatatttaatttttcctaGTTGTTCCATTTTGTGAACGCAGTCGAAGCTCAAGAGACTTTATGCTCAAATGGCAGCGGAAAACTCACAGATGACTGAAGATGAGATTTTTGTAAAGGTTTTTGGACCTGAGCGTTCATCGAGGGTGCGTGGTTACGGGGATGGTGTAACACGTAAAGAGTTAATGGAGCCATCATCATCGTCGTCGTCTATTGTCAGTGAACTTAAAAGGCAACTTGAGGAATCAAAGCAGCGGCAAGAGGAGTCTGAACGAAAAAGTGCTGCTGAGGTACAGAGCTTGAAAGAGCAACTTGGTCGGGTTGAGGGCTTGCTATCAGAGCAAATGAGTCGGTTTGAAGGTCTACTAGTACAGTTGACTAGTCATATGCAACCCCCTTCCCAGAATGAGAGGCCTACAGAAAATCAACTCTCTCGAAATGGTAGGCATCTTTGAATACTTACTTTCTAAGGAGTTATTGCATAAGTTTTTGTGGAAAAACAGATTTACTAATTTTGATACTTTATATTGTAGTATGATTCATTTGCATTGAgaatttaattttctattttcttgtctgTTAAAAACTGATAGGGAAGAATATGAATGAGGCACCATAACATATCAAGTGTTTCATAATTCTTCATTGATAAATAAGTTAATGAAGGTCGAGTGTACATGTGTTATTTTTGTTCAACGACCTTCTGTGATAAAAAGCCTTTGAAATTCTATATCTTCAGAGGCAACTTTTTGGATATGTGTTTCTTGTAGTCCTCTTAATGAAGCTATTGGTTCCATGAATGACTGACCCTCCTATTAGTGGTAATGTGTGGAACCAATGAGAATGGTGATCGGAGGTGTAATTTTCATCATTTGCCACTGTTTTGCTTCCTCCTGTgtaattaaaaactcaaaatttttagtaTCTGGTTTGGTTTGACAAATACGAAGGTTTTCCACCATCGTGCGATGTTACTGTGGATGGTTCTTGTCTGATCTGAAATACTTTTCCCTGCATCTCCCTAGTGAAATTTTGGCGTTGTGTCTTTGTAGTGTAGAAACGATGATTTTTATGAAGTGTTCAAATTTTATAGTTTTGATGGGTCCTTCCTCAAATTAGTTTTCCATTTAGTTGTTTACCGGTGATAAATTCACTCATGGCTTGCATTGCATAAATTCAAGTTTATCTCTGAGATTACTCGCTGAACGCCCTCTGATTCATTTCGTGCGTGATATGTTTTGATGCTTAATTCGTTTGTAACAACTGTTGTTTTTGTTCTCTTTTCTCAGGTCGGTCACGGACTTCCCGACCTAGAAGATGAAATCCATATCAGCTATGTTTATGTTCTGTCTATCCATCAAGAAGCTGAAGTAATATATTTTGGATCATAGTATTATATTTCATTTGACGCATCAAAAGCTTTTTTGTGAATTAGATGAATGTGTTCAATTTGCCATGGATGGTTAGTGGATTTTTTGTTCAGTTATAACTGATGAAATTGTATCAATGGATCATTAGGGTTTTTATGGACATTTTAACGGAAATTTAACctctagtttttgtttttagagtTGCTGTCCAGAACCGCAGCTGGTGATGGCAAGATCAACCGATAGAAGCCAAAGAATCAGCAGCAAGGGTGTTATTGTTTTCGGAAAATCGTTTGGCGAGTGAAATGGGAGCAGCCTAAACCGTGAAAACGGGGGTTTTGATTGATCAAAAAGAAGAATCTATTTAACTGACATGCCCTTAGGCACGGCCATACATAACATAAAATGATCAGATTTCGAATCTTAATTGATGAACTGATCATATCAAACATTAAACATTGACGACGTAGCAAATTGTCGCCGAAGACATGCTGATTGGGGTTGAATGAATTATTTGAGCCAGAAAATCTACTTCACAAAGATGTTCTAAGAAAAGAGATTCAAACTCAACCGCAAAGAGCatatttttctaattaattaatcttaacACACATGGTAAGCATAACATTGATTGATAAGCAAAATTTGAGAGAATTAAAGACTCGTTTGGTATGACTATAACTATTCAGAACCCTACTGCGCAATGTTATACATAAAATGCAAGTGACAAACTGACTTCGTCTTGGTCTTCAAATGCCTCAATACCTCGCAtcattttttctataaaaatgaAATCTAAAGAAATTTAGATACAGACAAATATGTGTCTTTTGGTAATTGTGCAAAGACTTGAGAAATCTAGAGTTCTATATATTGATAGCAAGTAAAGGACTAGAAAGGCGGTTCCTGTCAGTGACTAacctaacatctaatctaacaaaatctatcgtttgacaaaaaaaaaaaaaaaaaaacacagttGGCATAAATCTGTGTGCATAATCAAGTTTTGATAGGTCTTATacgttttaatttgttcaaccAATTTGGAAAGTGAGTCATCTTGACGTTAACTATATTATTCGTTCATCCTTATCTTTATATTAATTACTCAACCCACAGAGGAAACTTCACAATACTAAATCTTTTGGTGTAACTATATATTTACACAAAGGGGTAGATGAATAAATTGGTTTTGAACTCGCCATTCGCGAgtatcgaacctaaaacctctcacttacaagaaATTCAAACGTCTACTCATGATTACATAACACTAAACCAAACACAAATTTTGCTAAAGAAGCGTTCAAGATAATCTACTAAACGCGGGCATAAAAACCCAAAATGTAACTCAAAACTTGGACTTGAATTGAGTAAAATTAGACTCTCAGTATAAACATCAACATAAGATAAGTAGTTACAATTCAATCTGATTCCGGTAACCGTAATTGAGATTGACTCGGgatcaaataaaataacatttggaCGCCTCGCAGAACCGAATGAAGTCTGTCATTTGCTCTCATCCCTAATGGCCATGCTAGTTTAGAGTATGGAAAAAGAACCGTGTGGATCAAGCATATGTCACGGTACAAACCAAGTGTGTCTGATCTCAAATGGAACAAGGAGAGTGAATTCTCAAACACTAGAATGCCGAGATCAAAAGCAAGGATGCAAGTGCAATGTTGAGAAGGCTCCTTTGTGATCCAATACACAATTCCGTTCATATATGTGAATCTGGATTATAATAAATGGACATCAGTTAACGGTCGACTTGACAGAATTTTTAATagatgtatgaaattgcaatgaaatattatgtaaatgtttgaaattgaaatgttataAAAATGTTGTATGAAGTTGCAATTGCATCCAAAG of the Pyrus communis chromosome 1, drPyrComm1.1, whole genome shotgun sequence genome contains:
- the LOC137714064 gene encoding uncharacterized protein — its product is MKRKQACRGRGRPRKNPNVVSERVVSERVVSERVVNERENAFLNFVSHNVEEGNNILEYYKTDDEDRNDEEFNPELEIDSGSDSSSMRSEWSDGDQNVSSLDRTVQNLLKRYGEVNHQMANSSKQIDGAQVSPLAVSGSSCRFQNEQESPTHEPRSNKKELGAALAVVRKVMKMDAAVPFNIPVDPIALRLPDYFDVIETPMDFGTICNHLQNGTKYTNSEDVFKDVQYIWENCTNFYSEGNFLLDLMKRVKEKFLKYWAAAGLCGKECGTSNVLPSSNVGKRKTRGPTRNLKLAQIPPGERFEISWKNRRAVGEGSTFFKSECTALVRQTREIPLQVKSWKEIPFDIKKKAFEHVLKRFKVEDHMKWVLDQIHRSYHSYRHHLKKTCYETCETIEEAREKVPPNVAEDDWQYLVNLWSSPEWQVLSKQNRENGSKNNIIHTSGSKSFSQIREEEKNKTGNEPGRTLFWELTHVRPDGLAANPASQEALSKLKRLYAQMAAENSQMTEDEIFVKVFGPERSSRVRGYGDGVTRKELMEPSSSSSSIVSELKRQLEESKQRQEESERKSAAEVQSLKEQLGRVEGLLSEQMSRFEGLLVQLTSHMQPPSQNERPTENQLSRNGRSRTSRPRR